A genomic stretch from Arachis stenosperma cultivar V10309 chromosome 3, arast.V10309.gnm1.PFL2, whole genome shotgun sequence includes:
- the LOC130965778 gene encoding uncharacterized protein LOC130965778 → MERGIGIGAAESMRGAAVDGGGEDGGSCGFAREQRERVSGGEWMRERERVNGSGCDERERERNRQCDGGGRRLLSAAEGRVRGESEMGEVVTGRRRGIRGKVGVGGDGGTAAGGNEDGCGKGEEEDGGNGR, encoded by the coding sequence ATGGAAAGGGGAATTGGGATTGGGGCAGCAGAATCAATGAGAGGCGCCGCCGTGGACGGGGGCGGTGAAGATGGCGGCAGCTGCGGTTTTGCAAGAGAGCAGAGGGAGAGAGTGAGTGGCGGCGAgtggatgagagagagagagagggtgaaTGGGAGTGGGTgtgatgagagagagagagagagaaaccGGCAGTGTGATGGTGGTGGCCGGCGGTTGCTGTCAGCGGCGGAGGGAAGAGTGAGAGGGGAATCTGAGATGGGGGAGGTGgtgacagggagaagaagaggGATAAGAGGGAAGGTAGGGGTGGGTGGTGACGGCGGCACAGCCGCCGGCGGTAATGAGGATGGTTGCGGAAagggagaggaagaagacggTGGAAATGGGAGGTAG